CCGGGATATTGTCCGGGTGGAAGGGTGGAGGGAGCGGGTGGCCCCGGCTTCGAAACAAGAAATTCGACTTCTGCCGATCTCCCATCCATATGCAAGCCCATGGCAGGCATACCTCCCAAACCCTGGCCTACGGGCGAGGCCGAGCAGCTTGAACCGCTGGTCAGGCGCGTGCTCGCGCCCAATCCCTCGCCCTACACCTACACCGGCACACAGACGTACGTAGTCGGGCGGTCGGAAGGGCCGGATTGCGCGGTAATCGATCCCGGCCCGAACGAAGCCGATCACCTCGACGCCATCACCGCCGCAGTCGGTGGGCGCACGGTGCTGGCGATCATGTGCACGCACACGCATCGCGACCACTCCCCCGCTGCCGCGCCGCTCTCCGAGCGGACCGGTGCGCCGGTTGTCGGTTGCGCTCCGCTGGTGCTCGCCACCGACCTGCCGCGTTCGGACGAAGCGTTCGACACCACCTATGCGCCCGACCGCGTGCTCGAAGACGGAGAACAGATGCGCGGCACCGGCTGGACGCTGACCGCGGTCGCCACTCCGGGCCACACCTCCAACCATCTGTGCTACGCGCTGGAGGAGAGCGGCGCGCTATTCACCGGCGATCACGTGATGGGATGGTCGACCAGCGTCGTCATCCCGCCCGATGGCGACATGGGCGATTACCTGGCGAGCCTCGAAAAGCTGATGGCGCGCGAGGACACAGTTTACCACTCGGCCCACGGCGCGGCGATCACCAGGCCGAAACAGCTGGTGCGCGGCATGATCGGCCACCGTCGCCAGCGCGAGAACCAGATCCTGCGATTGCTGGGCGAAGCGGCACGTCCCGTCGCCGACTTCATCCCGGAGATGTACAAGGGTCTCGACGAGCGCCTGATCCCGGCCGCCGAGATGAGCGTGACCGCGCATCTGATCGACCTGGAGAGGCGCGGGATGGTGGCGATCGAGGGCGAGGTCTGGCGGGCGAATTGACGCCCACGACCATCCGGACCTAAGCTGCAACAAACAATCGGGGCGCTTGTATCTTCAGGGGGGAGGATCGAGCCAATGGCTACCGCCGCTGCGCCGGAAACAGGCGCTTACGCGCGTGTCGAAGGCACACGCTTCTTCGTCGTCATGGCCGTGGTCATGTCGCTCACCATCGTCGCGGGTTTCGTACTGCACCTGGCAATGGGTCGCTCCAGCTTCGCCGTGCCGTGGCCGTATCACCTGCACGGCATGATCTTCATGGGCTGGATCGGACTGTATCTTGCCCAGCACGTGTCGATATCGACCGGAAACCGCTCGCTCCACGCCGGACTGGGCAAGCTCGCCTATCTCTTCGTGCCCGCAATGGTCGCCAGCGGCACGCTGATCATGATCGTCGTTGCCCGGCGCACCGGCGGTCCGTTCTTCTTCCATGTCAGCGAGTTCCTGTGGAGCAACATCATGGTGCTGTGGTGCTTCGGCGCCCTTGCATGGTGGGCGCTGCGGCGGCGTCGCTACAGCGGATGGCACCGACGGCTGATGCTGTGCGCCATGGCGATTCTCACCGGTCCGGGCCTCGGGCGATTGCTGCCCTTGCCGCTGATGATCCCGAATTCGTGGTTGATCACCACACTGGCAACGATGATCTGGCCGGTCATCGGAATATATGCCGACTGGCACCGGGACCGCCGGGTCCATCCGGCCTATCGGTGGGGCCTCAGTGCCTACGCCGCGACCTTCGCGGTCTCGATGGCCTTGGGATACTCGCCGTTGGGGATCGCCGTCACCGAATGGGTGATCGCAGGCACGCCCGGTGCGGACAGGCCGATGGAACCGTTCCTGCCCGATGGCTTCACGATGTAAGTTGCCCCTTGGCGAAGCTCTCCGCCAGCGCGAACTTCTGGATCTTGCCCGAACCCGTCAGCGGGAATTCGCTGACCCACACCCAATGCGCCGGGGTCTTTTGCGGCGAGAGGCGCTCGCGGAGGAAGGATTTGAGCTCATCGTTCGAAGGTCGCTCCGCGCCTTCCGCCAGGCGCATAAAGGCGGCGACGATCTCGCCCCATTTCTCATCCGGGACTCCCGCCACGGCCAGTTCGGCAATCGCCGGATGCTCGAGCAGCGCCGCCTCGATCTCCGCCGGAAACAGGTTCTCGCCGCCGCGAATGATCATCTCCTTCACCCGGCCGGTGATCTTCACATAGCCGCGCGCCGACATGCTGCCGAGATCGCCGGTGTGCAGCCAGCCCTCCGCGTCGATCGTCTCTGACGTCGCCTGAGGATTGTCGTCGTAGCCGACCATCATGTTGAAGCCGCGCAGGCAGATTTCGCCCTGCTCGTCCACGGCGCAAACTGTGTTGTCCTGCGGATGGCGGATCGAGACTTCCATATGCGAGCACGGCTGACCGATCGTCTCGGTCAGGTCCGTGCCGCTATCGGACGGCCAGGCTGCGGTGATCGCGGGCGAGGTCTCGGTCTGGCCGTAGACGATCAGGATCGGCACCCCGAATGTCTCCTGTGCGGCCTGGTTGAGCGCGGGCGGGACCATCGCTCCGCCGCTCACCACGGTCTCGACGCTCGAGACGTCGGTGCCGGTCGCCTTGGCCGCTTCGATGATCGCGAAGATCATTGTGGCGACCCCGCCGAGCACTTCGGGTTGTTCGCGCTCGATCGCCTTGGCGACCGCCACCGGATCGAACACCGATACCAGCATCAAGGTCGCGCCATGCGCCAGCACACCGAGCACGCACACTGCGCTGCCTGCGGTGTGGAACAGCGGAAACGGGCACATTACGGTCTTGCCCGGTGCCAGGTCCCAGCGGGTGAACACGTCCCAGTTCGATTGCACCAGACCGTGCTGGTGCAGCAGCACGCCCTTGGGAAAGCCGGTGGTGCCCGAGGTATACTGGATCATGCAGATATCGTGCGGTTCGGTCGGCCGCAGCTCGCCATCGCCCTCGCCCGAAAACAGCTCAGCGTGGTCGGTAATGTCGATGACGAACTCCGACGCAGCGAGCCCGGCGGCGGCCTCGTCGACCACCGGGCGCAAGGCCGATCCGCGTACGTTCGGCTGGTAGTAGACCGCGCCCGAGCCCGATTGTTCGAGCACGTAGCGCACCTCGCGCGCGATGAAACTCGGATTGACGGTGACGATGGTGAGGCCCGCCATCGCCGCGCCCAGCTGCACCAGCACCCATTCGGGGCAATTGCCGCCCATGATCGCGATCCGCGTCCCCGCCGGGTGTCGCGCCGCCAGCGCCCGCCCGCACTTTTCGGCATCGGCGAGCAGCTCGGCATAGGTCCATTCGCGCCCTACCGTCCCGTCCGCCAGCAATTCGCGCAGCGCCTTGACATCGGGCCGCTCAGCCACCTGTTCGCGCAGCATCGCTTCGATCGTCCGCTCGCGATACTCGGTGTCGGCCTGTGCCGGGCAATAAGCCTCGGCAAGATTCAGTTCGTACATCGGTTGCTCTCCCCGCGTTTGGCTAGCACAAGGAGGCTCGCAAATCGCACCGAAATCCCTATGTCGGGCGCGCAACAGCTAGCGGGGTCAGTCCATGAGCATCGAAACCAGGGTTCCAACGGGCGACGACCTGCTCGCCGAGATCGACCGGCTGCGCAAGGAGCGCAACGCGGTGATCCTCGCGCATTACTACCAGACGCCCGATATCCAGGACATCGCGGATTTCGTCGGCGACAGCCTCGAACTGTCGCGCAAGGCGGCGGACACCGATGCCGACGTGATCGCGTTCTGCGGGGTCAAGTTCATGGCCGACACCGCCAAGATCCTCTCGCCCGAAAAGATCGTGGTGCTGCCCGACATGGATGCCGGGTGCAGCCTCGAAGACTCATGTCCGCCGGAGAAGTTCAAGGCCTTCCGCGAGGCGCATCCCGATCACATCGCTCTGACCTACATCAACTGTTCGACCGAGGTGAAGGCGCTGTCCGACGTGATCGTAACCTCTTCCAGCGCCGAGACGATCCTGCAGCAGATCCCCAAGGATCAGAAGATCATCTTCGGCCCCGACCGGCACCTCGGCGGCTGGCTGTCGCGCAAGTTCGACCGCGAGATGCTGCTGTGGCCGGGCGTGTGCATCGTGCACGAGGCGTTTAGCGAAACCGAGCTGCTCAAGCTGATGGAACAGCACCCCGGTGCCCCGGTCGCCGCGCACCCCGAATGCCCGCCCGCGATCATCGAGCACGCCGATCATGTCGGCTCGACCAGCTCGATCCTCAAATTCGCCAAGGAATTCGAAGGCGATACGCTGATCGTCGCGACCGAGCCGCACATCATGCACCAGATGGAAAAGGCGCTGCCGGAGAAAACTTTCATCGGCGCGCCCGGCGCGGACGGCAACTGCAATTGCAACATCTGCCCCTACATGGCGCTCAACACGATGGAGAAGCTCTACGTGGCGCTGCGCGACCTCGAGCCGCGCATCGAGATCGACGAGGACTTGCGCCTCGCCGCCAAGAAGAGCCTCGACAAGATGCTCGAAATGGCAAGCAGCACTGTGGGCAAGGGCGATATCGGCGCGGTCGAGATCGAGGACGTGCCCGCCGGCGAAGTGCCGAGCGGAGATTGAAGCGCAACCATAACAGCGTCTCGGGCGTTTAGTCGCACATGACCGCGCAACTCCGCTTCTGGCTCGCGCGCCTTCGGGCGAATTACTGGTTCTATCCGACGCTGTTTTCGGTGGTCGGGGCGATTCTCGGTTTCACCATGGTTGCGCTCGATCGCGCTGGCTTCGGCGCGTCGCTCGAACACTATGAATGGCTCGTGCCGGTACGCCCCAGCGGCGCGGCGGACATTCTGAGCGTCATGGCGAGCAGCATGATCGCGATCGCTTCCACCGTGTTCTCGATCACCATCGTCGCGGTGTCCTTCGCCAGCGGCACCTACGGCCCGCGCCTGCTCGCAAACTTCCTCGAGGATCGCGGCAACCAGATCAGTCTCGGCACCTTCGTCGGCACCTTCGTCTATGCGATGATCGTGCTGCGATCGGTGCGCAGCGAGGACGAGACGCCGGTAGAGGGGGTCACCGCCGGCGCGGACATGGCTGCATCGGGCTTCACCCCGCAATTGGGCGTGCTGGTGGCGTATTTCCTGATGGCGCTGTGCATCGGCGTCTTGGTGTTCTTTCTCAACCATGTGCCCAGCTCGATCCGGATCAACAAGGTCCTCGAATCGATCGGGGAACGGCTGATCGCGGCGATCCGCGACAAATATCCGGTCGAAAACGAGTTTTCCGACGCACGCCCGTCCGAAGGCGGCGATCCGCTTCTTGGCGAGGACACCGGCTATATCCAGATGATCGATTACGACGCGCTCGAGCAAGTGGCGCGCGATTGCGGCGGAACGTTCTCGCTGAGTGTGCGGACCGGCGATTTCGTGCATCGCGGGCTGCCGCTGATGGACGTCGACGGCTGCGATCCGGATGCGGTGGCCGAAGCTGTGCGCGACGCCTTCACGCTCGGCCCGGTGCGCACGCCCGAACAGGATCCGCAGTTCCTGATCGACGAGCTGGTCGAGATCGGGCTGCGCGCGCTTTCACCCGGGATCAACGATCCCTTCACCGCGATCACGGCGCTGCACTGGCTGGGCGCTGCGACGTCGGAAATCGGGCGACGGGACCTGCGCAAGGATGCGTGCGACGACGACAGCGACACCGACGCCGATCGGTGCCCGGTGATCCCCTGCGCCGACGGGTTCGAGCACTACGTCACGCGTGGTTTCGGCGCGATCCGCAGCGCGGTCGCGACCAGCGTCACCGCCTCGCAGGTGATGTTCGATACGCTCGCCAACGCTGCCGCTCCAATTCGCGACGAGGGACGTCTTAGGGTGCTGCGCGAACAGGGCAAGCTGCTGATCGAACAGGCCCGCACGGTGCTGGAGGGGCCCGACCTGGACCTGATCGAGCAGCGTCACGAAGCCTTCGACCGCACCTTCTGGCGTTAAGGGCGGATGGCCGGCTGTGGCGGAATGCGCGCCGCGCTGGCCCGTGCCACCACCAGCGCGCTGCCGAGCAGGACCATCCCTGCGATGTCGAGCGGCAACAGCACTTCGCCGAACCGCGCATAGCCGATCACCGCCGCCACGGCAGGCTGGGTCAGCAGCGCCAGCCCGATCACCAGCGGCGGGAAGTGTCCGAGCGAAAACACCAGCAGACCCTGCCCGATCAGCTGGCTGGTGACGAACAGGATCAGGATCGGGGTCCAGTCGGTCGGCCACACCGGCTCGCCCAGCGCCAGAGCAAGTGCGAGCAGGAATGGACAGGCGAAGACGCTGACCCAGACCAGCAGGCTCCACGATCCGAACCGCGCGCGTTCGCCTTGCAGGGTCAGCAGGTAGACCGCGTAGAGCACCCCTGCGGTCAGGCAGAACAGGTCACCCGCGAAGGTCTGCGTCGAGATTTCTAGGCTGCGGCCGAGCAGGATTCCGGCCCCGCCCAGCGCGCAGGCGATCGCCAGCCATTCCAGCCCGCGCGGCAGCATGCGGGCCATGATGAAGCCCCAGAACAGCAAAATAATCGATCCGGCATTGCCGAACAGGGTCGCATTGCCGAGCCGGGTCATGCCGATCCCGATATGCCAGCTGGCAAGGTCGCTCGCGAAGGCAAGCGCGCCGATCGCGACCAGCACCAGCGTCTTGCGCGGCATCCCGGTCAGTCGCTGGCCGGCCATCCGGGCGAACACCACCAGGAACGGCAGCGCCAGGAACAGCCGCCAGAACCCCGCGCTGACCGGGCCTGTATC
The Erythrobacter sp. JK5 DNA segment above includes these coding regions:
- a CDS encoding MBL fold metallo-hydrolase; amino-acid sequence: MAGIPPKPWPTGEAEQLEPLVRRVLAPNPSPYTYTGTQTYVVGRSEGPDCAVIDPGPNEADHLDAITAAVGGRTVLAIMCTHTHRDHSPAAAPLSERTGAPVVGCAPLVLATDLPRSDEAFDTTYAPDRVLEDGEQMRGTGWTLTAVATPGHTSNHLCYALEESGALFTGDHVMGWSTSVVIPPDGDMGDYLASLEKLMAREDTVYHSAHGAAITRPKQLVRGMIGHRRQRENQILRLLGEAARPVADFIPEMYKGLDERLIPAAEMSVTAHLIDLERRGMVAIEGEVWRAN
- the nadA gene encoding quinolinate synthase NadA — encoded protein: MSIETRVPTGDDLLAEIDRLRKERNAVILAHYYQTPDIQDIADFVGDSLELSRKAADTDADVIAFCGVKFMADTAKILSPEKIVVLPDMDAGCSLEDSCPPEKFKAFREAHPDHIALTYINCSTEVKALSDVIVTSSSAETILQQIPKDQKIIFGPDRHLGGWLSRKFDREMLLWPGVCIVHEAFSETELLKLMEQHPGAPVAAHPECPPAIIEHADHVGSTSSILKFAKEFEGDTLIVATEPHIMHQMEKALPEKTFIGAPGADGNCNCNICPYMALNTMEKLYVALRDLEPRIEIDEDLRLAAKKSLDKMLEMASSTVGKGDIGAVEIEDVPAGEVPSGD
- a CDS encoding DUF2254 domain-containing protein, with translation MTAQLRFWLARLRANYWFYPTLFSVVGAILGFTMVALDRAGFGASLEHYEWLVPVRPSGAADILSVMASSMIAIASTVFSITIVAVSFASGTYGPRLLANFLEDRGNQISLGTFVGTFVYAMIVLRSVRSEDETPVEGVTAGADMAASGFTPQLGVLVAYFLMALCIGVLVFFLNHVPSSIRINKVLESIGERLIAAIRDKYPVENEFSDARPSEGGDPLLGEDTGYIQMIDYDALEQVARDCGGTFSLSVRTGDFVHRGLPLMDVDGCDPDAVAEAVRDAFTLGPVRTPEQDPQFLIDELVEIGLRALSPGINDPFTAITALHWLGAATSEIGRRDLRKDACDDDSDTDADRCPVIPCADGFEHYVTRGFGAIRSAVATSVTASQVMFDTLANAAAPIRDEGRLRVLREQGKLLIEQARTVLEGPDLDLIEQRHEAFDRTFWR
- a CDS encoding class I adenylate-forming enzyme family protein codes for the protein MYELNLAEAYCPAQADTEYRERTIEAMLREQVAERPDVKALRELLADGTVGREWTYAELLADAEKCGRALAARHPAGTRIAIMGGNCPEWVLVQLGAAMAGLTIVTVNPSFIAREVRYVLEQSGSGAVYYQPNVRGSALRPVVDEAAAGLAASEFVIDITDHAELFSGEGDGELRPTEPHDICMIQYTSGTTGFPKGVLLHQHGLVQSNWDVFTRWDLAPGKTVMCPFPLFHTAGSAVCVLGVLAHGATLMLVSVFDPVAVAKAIEREQPEVLGGVATMIFAIIEAAKATGTDVSSVETVVSGGAMVPPALNQAAQETFGVPILIVYGQTETSPAITAAWPSDSGTDLTETIGQPCSHMEVSIRHPQDNTVCAVDEQGEICLRGFNMMVGYDDNPQATSETIDAEGWLHTGDLGSMSARGYVKITGRVKEMIIRGGENLFPAEIEAALLEHPAIAELAVAGVPDEKWGEIVAAFMRLAEGAERPSNDELKSFLRERLSPQKTPAHWVWVSEFPLTGSGKIQKFALAESFAKGQLTS
- a CDS encoding DMT family transporter, coding for MEKEGASEGKLVSPKGWLLLAALLAGNFALAIGPWLVREADTGPVSAGFWRLFLALPFLVVFARMAGQRLTGMPRKTLVLVAIGALAFASDLASWHIGIGMTRLGNATLFGNAGSIILLFWGFIMARMLPRGLEWLAIACALGGAGILLGRSLEISTQTFAGDLFCLTAGVLYAVYLLTLQGERARFGSWSLLVWVSVFACPFLLALALALGEPVWPTDWTPILILFVTSQLIGQGLLVFSLGHFPPLVIGLALLTQPAVAAVIGYARFGEVLLPLDIAGMVLLGSALVVARASAARIPPQPAIRP